From one Bacteriovorax sp. BAL6_X genomic stretch:
- a CDS encoding bifunctional 2-polyprenyl-6-hydroxyphenol methylase/3-demethylubiquinol 3-O-methyltransferase UbiG has protein sequence MNNYYYKNSQTFIDNTLEIDMESLYGPFLGCVKLGGTILDIGCGPGRDLKYFTEHGYKAQAVEPSHKLAQFAREHSGCVVHEGLLQDVEFEGEKFDGIWACASLLHVPTNELSSVFKKIATIMHDGAVFYCSFKHGEFEGERGGRFFNDQTLDSIKEFLPSNFTISKDWVTEDKRPDRDERWLNLLLTKN, from the coding sequence ATGAATAACTACTATTACAAAAACTCTCAAACATTCATAGATAATACACTTGAAATAGACATGGAGTCTTTATATGGCCCATTTCTAGGATGCGTAAAACTGGGCGGCACAATCTTAGACATCGGCTGCGGGCCAGGGCGTGATTTGAAGTATTTCACAGAGCATGGATATAAGGCGCAAGCTGTAGAGCCAAGTCACAAGCTTGCGCAATTTGCACGAGAGCATAGTGGATGCGTTGTGCACGAGGGCTTGCTTCAAGATGTGGAATTTGAAGGTGAGAAGTTTGATGGTATCTGGGCGTGTGCATCTCTTCTTCATGTGCCAACGAATGAGCTTTCAAGTGTGTTCAAAAAAATTGCAACAATTATGCATGATGGGGCCGTATTCTACTGCTCTTTCAAACACGGAGAGTTTGAAGGAGAGCGAGGTGGGCGCTTCTTCAATGACCAGACTCTCGATTCAATTAAGGAATTCTTGCCTTCTAATTTTACGATTAGTAAGGATTGGGTAACTGAGGATAAGAGGCCTGATCGTGATGAGAGGTGGCTTAATTTACTTCTCACTAAGAACTAG
- a CDS encoding single-stranded DNA-binding protein encodes MEIIYETFMGRLGKNPELKYTAKHEPVCKLSVAIDVKNQDKPDWKRVIVWGEQAESCKLYLKKGKEVFVQGRMRVREFKDQNGELRSITEWNARLVGFPNT; translated from the coding sequence ATGGAAATTATATACGAAACATTTATGGGAAGGCTAGGTAAGAATCCTGAACTTAAGTATACAGCTAAGCATGAACCAGTGTGTAAGTTATCTGTTGCTATTGATGTTAAAAATCAAGATAAGCCTGATTGGAAAAGAGTTATTGTCTGGGGAGAGCAAGCTGAGAGCTGTAAATTATATTTAAAAAAAGGGAAAGAGGTTTTTGTGCAGGGCCGTATGAGAGTACGCGAATTTAAGGATCAAAATGGAGAATTAAGAAGCATTACTGAATGGAATGCAAGACTTGTTGGATTTCCAAATACTTAA
- a CDS encoding aminoglycoside phosphotransferase family protein has protein sequence MKEYLRKWDLKLVDLVAQTTTANLYLVNSQFGDAILKVFTDIGRVDEGGGTLFLKNMQGRSCAKLYASDEGAQLLEFLPGRNLNEFSKSAQEDKATDVFVQVIKKIQSSSYNGLPSYEFLFKEFDKVTFPTHLNEQLAFGKSLSKKLLETQTQTVLLHGDLHHENIMQNEAGEYVCLDPKGMAGDPAYEIGAILKNPWGLPKISQNLELFNQRVECFVTELGLDRERVVGFAYVHFCLSLLWAVEDGYAYQHQESLINMIFERVAARKVSR, from the coding sequence ATGAAAGAATATCTAAGAAAGTGGGATCTTAAGTTAGTTGATCTTGTTGCACAGACGACAACGGCAAATCTCTATCTTGTAAACTCACAATTTGGTGATGCTATTTTAAAAGTGTTCACAGATATTGGCCGAGTGGATGAAGGAGGAGGGACTCTTTTTCTTAAGAATATGCAGGGCAGAAGTTGTGCCAAATTATATGCTTCAGATGAAGGGGCCCAGCTTCTTGAGTTTCTTCCAGGAAGAAATCTCAACGAGTTTTCAAAGTCTGCTCAAGAAGACAAGGCGACAGATGTCTTTGTCCAGGTTATTAAAAAGATTCAAAGTTCTTCTTATAATGGCCTGCCTTCTTATGAATTTCTTTTTAAAGAATTTGATAAAGTTACATTTCCGACTCATCTTAATGAGCAATTAGCTTTTGGCAAAAGCCTTTCGAAAAAACTTCTTGAGACACAAACACAAACAGTGCTTTTACATGGTGATCTTCATCACGAAAATATCATGCAAAATGAAGCAGGTGAGTATGTCTGCTTAGATCCAAAAGGCATGGCAGGCGATCCTGCATATGAAATTGGAGCAATCCTTAAGAATCCTTGGGGCCTGCCTAAGATCTCACAAAATTTAGAATTATTTAATCAACGAGTTGAGTGTTTTGTTACTGAATTAGGGCTTGATCGGGAGCGCGTCGTAGGGTTTGCTTATGTGCATTTTTGTTTGAGCCTTCTGTGGGCCGTAGAAGACGGCTACGCCTATCAGCACCAAGAGTCTTTGATCAATATGATATTTGAACGTGTTGCGGCCCGAAAAGTATCCAGGTGA
- a CDS encoding YwbE family protein, with amino-acid sequence MEGNVRDHIERGERVRIVLKKDQRTGELTEGIVEDILTKSDYHPHGIKVRLESGDVGRVKEILD; translated from the coding sequence ATGGAAGGAAATGTTAGAGACCATATTGAAAGAGGCGAGCGAGTTCGCATCGTTTTAAAGAAAGATCAGCGCACAGGTGAGTTAACGGAAGGTATCGTAGAAGATATCCTCACGAAGTCTGATTACCACCCACACGGTATCAAGGTTCGTCTTGAAAGTGGTGATGTGGGACGAGTTAAGGAAATCCTAGATTAA
- a CDS encoding type II toxin-antitoxin system antitoxin SocA domain-containing protein produces MSKSLDTKSMILCMIAIDGDTITGELGGITRLQKLLFLLENELSNGERFEELEFTAYKAGPYSSRIYDELEFLENLGFIDSEIVGETTTEESVEVDALNFEDLMGEESSAKDDVGYADAYVERSFKITKKGMSKVQEILNSGEYTPSLEGIRKIKSKFGKYSLSDLLYYVYTKYPEMTVESEIKDQVLSKRRRA; encoded by the coding sequence ATGTCTAAAAGTCTTGATACGAAGTCAATGATTTTGTGCATGATAGCAATTGATGGTGATACTATCACTGGTGAATTGGGGGGGATTACTCGACTTCAAAAACTATTGTTCTTGTTAGAAAACGAACTATCAAATGGTGAAAGGTTTGAAGAACTTGAATTTACTGCATATAAAGCAGGGCCATATTCATCAAGAATTTATGATGAGCTTGAATTTTTAGAAAATCTTGGCTTTATTGACTCAGAAATTGTAGGCGAAACGACAACAGAAGAATCAGTAGAGGTGGATGCTTTAAACTTTGAAGATTTGATGGGGGAAGAATCCTCTGCAAAAGATGACGTTGGGTATGCTGATGCTTATGTCGAGCGAAGTTTTAAAATTACAAAAAAAGGAATGTCCAAAGTTCAAGAAATTTTAAACTCTGGTGAATACACACCATCTCTTGAAGGAATAAGAAAAATCAAGTCTAAGTTTGGTAAGTACTCATTATCTGATTTGTTATATTATGTTTATACGAAATACCCTGAAATGACTGTAGAATCTGAAATTAAAGATCAGGTCTTATCAAAGCGAAGAAGGGCATAA
- a CDS encoding site-specific integrase translates to MAIRCYEKDGKKLYQVYVNARSKTDRKLRVQKTVSDLKSLSLARREENRINQELGKKLTELEGLCDTWESVIDKWEHEARSGFLGTYNPATIMDHVASLRNWTKSWLKTPASELGKANGRDLVKRMTNAEKSISFIKKVKNTVNLVYNFGIEEGLIKGVHQSPVYGIKLHHKKEKVPDILTLEEIKQFLYEARRQEHPWYPIWATALLTGMRSGELYALEWNDVDFENEIVRVSKSFNKRTNEIKSTKAGYWRNVPMSPELKELFISLKSSSKDKFVLPRFNDWRRGDQSKILKMFLIGNGLPKIKFHALRACFATQLLAKGTPAAIVMKICGWRDLKTMELYIRVAGVDEKGATDCLSILPSEVDVADNVVSLFHS, encoded by the coding sequence ATGGCAATCAGGTGTTATGAAAAGGACGGGAAAAAACTTTATCAGGTCTATGTAAATGCGAGAAGCAAAACAGACCGAAAGTTAAGAGTCCAAAAAACAGTTTCCGACTTAAAGTCGCTATCATTAGCAAGACGAGAAGAGAATAGAATAAACCAAGAGCTTGGTAAGAAACTTACTGAGCTAGAAGGCTTATGTGATACATGGGAGTCTGTGATTGATAAATGGGAACATGAAGCCAGAAGTGGTTTTCTTGGAACATACAATCCTGCAACAATTATGGATCATGTGGCCAGTCTAAGAAATTGGACAAAAAGCTGGCTTAAAACACCAGCATCTGAACTCGGTAAAGCAAATGGCCGTGATCTTGTAAAAAGAATGACCAATGCGGAGAAGTCTATCAGCTTCATTAAGAAAGTTAAAAACACAGTAAACTTAGTTTATAACTTTGGTATTGAAGAAGGACTTATTAAGGGAGTACACCAGTCTCCGGTTTATGGAATTAAATTACACCATAAAAAAGAGAAGGTTCCAGATATTCTAACTTTAGAAGAGATAAAACAATTTCTTTATGAAGCAAGAAGACAAGAGCACCCTTGGTATCCAATTTGGGCAACAGCACTTTTAACAGGTATGCGCAGTGGAGAGCTTTACGCTCTCGAATGGAATGATGTTGATTTTGAAAATGAGATTGTTCGAGTTTCAAAGTCTTTTAACAAAAGAACTAATGAGATCAAGAGTACAAAAGCTGGTTATTGGCGTAATGTACCAATGTCACCAGAACTCAAAGAGCTTTTTATTTCTTTAAAGTCATCGTCTAAAGATAAATTTGTTTTACCAAGATTCAACGATTGGAGAAGGGGAGATCAATCAAAAATATTAAAAATGTTCTTGATTGGTAACGGCCTTCCCAAAATTAAATTTCATGCTTTAAGAGCTTGTTTTGCAACTCAGCTCTTAGCAAAAGGAACACCTGCTGCAATCGTGATGAAAATCTGTGGTTGGAGAGATTTGAAAACCATGGAGCTTTATATTCGGGTAGCCGGTGTGGACGAGAAAGGTGCGACTGATTGTCTTAGTATTCTGCCTTCTGAGGTAGATGTCGCAGATAATGTAGTTAGTCTTTTTCACAGCTAA
- a CDS encoding PIN domain-containing protein, whose product MSNVRDVFIYIDNSVLKKHNYSFKSNSFKSLKNHLNSGTIQSITNSIHQLEIKKHIGEQISKELKSVKKMKSYPVLSSIGVVEVSSGFIDCSHPDLVEMKLKEFNDFFDSKTLKYGSLDGDEVTELFIDRKAPFSSQKADEFKDVFQLKSIENFISEAISTQLTIFPELKNEVEQPIVAIITKDNGMRDYVERSNLISHVFEDIPNFLDYYIKTLFGVDHFAKYEYYARKLSEKNDHWLDENFIFDEYVFLDDFEAEVICTSLIDCDIEEINLQGFDEEYGKFIEYSIEVSGSIEVDVNKPEFRIWDPEAKEYQYSGSEDFSEEVSFECTYTLTLYTSDGGISFENYDVEIDEIFCDDIVISWDD is encoded by the coding sequence ATGTCGAATGTGAGGGACGTATTCATATATATTGATAACTCTGTGTTAAAAAAACATAATTATTCTTTCAAGTCTAACTCTTTTAAATCTTTAAAAAATCATTTAAATTCAGGAACGATTCAGTCAATAACGAATTCAATACATCAGCTCGAAATAAAAAAGCATATAGGTGAGCAGATCTCAAAAGAGCTGAAGTCGGTAAAAAAGATGAAGTCTTACCCCGTTCTCTCATCGATTGGTGTGGTAGAAGTAAGTTCTGGATTTATTGATTGTTCACATCCTGATTTAGTAGAAATGAAGTTAAAAGAATTTAACGACTTTTTTGATAGTAAGACTTTAAAATACGGTAGTCTTGATGGTGATGAAGTTACAGAATTATTCATCGATAGAAAAGCCCCGTTTAGTAGTCAGAAAGCAGACGAATTTAAAGATGTTTTTCAGTTGAAATCGATTGAGAACTTTATAAGTGAAGCAATATCTACTCAGTTAACAATTTTTCCAGAATTGAAGAATGAAGTTGAGCAGCCAATAGTTGCTATAATTACTAAAGACAATGGAATGAGAGACTATGTCGAACGATCAAACTTGATTAGTCATGTTTTCGAGGATATCCCCAATTTTCTAGACTACTACATTAAGACTTTGTTTGGTGTTGATCACTTCGCAAAATATGAATATTATGCACGAAAGCTATCTGAAAAAAACGATCATTGGTTAGATGAAAACTTTATATTTGATGAATATGTGTTTTTGGATGATTTTGAAGCTGAAGTAATTTGCACTTCATTAATTGACTGCGATATAGAGGAGATAAATTTACAAGGTTTTGATGAAGAATATGGAAAGTTTATTGAATATTCAATAGAAGTGTCAGGTAGTATTGAGGTTGATGTTAATAAGCCTGAGTTTAGAATTTGGGACCCTGAGGCTAAAGAGTATCAATATTCTGGCTCAGAAGACTTTTCTGAAGAAGTAAGTTTTGAGTGTACCTATACGTTAACTCTGTATACTTCTGATGGTGGAATCTCTTTTGAAAATTATGACGTTGAGATTGATGAAATCTTTTGTGATGATATTGTAATTTCTTGGGATGATTAA
- a CDS encoding thermonuclease family protein codes for MKYIILTLLISFFQLTTLATSECTHDANNFRCVKYVKNYDADTVTFDIPNVHPLIGSRINVRVSGVDTPEIRTKNACEKSKGRDAKKIVTNLLKHAKRIDLENVQRGKYFRVVADVKIDGQSLSYYLLKNGLAYAYDGGTKKKVDWCKTNREIASEYK; via the coding sequence ATGAAATACATAATCCTCACACTTCTAATCTCATTTTTCCAACTAACAACACTTGCAACATCAGAATGCACCCACGATGCCAATAACTTCCGCTGTGTAAAGTACGTAAAGAACTACGACGCGGACACGGTGACGTTTGATATTCCAAATGTGCATCCGCTGATTGGAAGTCGAATTAATGTGCGAGTGAGTGGAGTGGATACGCCGGAGATTCGAACGAAGAATGCGTGCGAGAAGAGTAAGGGGCGAGATGCGAAGAAGATTGTGACGAATCTTTTAAAGCACGCCAAACGCATTGATCTAGAGAATGTACAAAGAGGTAAGTATTTTCGCGTGGTGGCCGATGTGAAAATTGATGGCCAGTCGTTGTCATACTATCTTCTAAAAAATGGCCTTGCCTATGCTTATGATGGTGGGACTAAGAAGAAGGTTGATTGGTGTAAGACAAATCGTGAGATAGCTTCAGAATATAAATAA
- a CDS encoding VirB4 family type IV secretion system protein, protein MSKSTFPVLEVQGNRLTSIHGDVSWFYSMLPSDTSQMDDVERAGFFESLARGLNNLNLESYFKFYKISDCSFLETNGTQLPSFSGIEFKEQDRPLECFFQTREIFSEVGIYDDYLSFNGKYLRVFSVSEFSDDEAHEHLIPQDVDYVLSFKKKAKDKSINKLELIRTGHLTSFLKSKRDISSEGAYSQAEDLMHDLIHGSESMFEMEMFFLLRSNSLEELNSMSEAFVSEMLSRGIKVFAEGQSLRHFKSGLTSIFNELIPGVKSRLGLRTLPNKTSHLRYLLPVERSFLMDEGMELHDNSGRPIYFDPFTDAIKNRNMLVTGISGGGKSVFVNKIVHHLIEDHPTVILDKGGSFRKLTKYYGGSNLEHEFNPFQFKDPMYLREIILSVVDVERFGKLEKGKLLRAIKETLPKSESFFGLIDNLKEDFPEIDLYFEDFKDYICDDHIDTKSILYVDVENYPKSVIAPIIIFILEYFKNIPEKEKILVFDECWSFLGDHSSYIDECFRTFRKTGAFPIAISQSLKDFSSLGDDLANSITNNCYFKVFFPQEMEERHDINSFDVENIGALEFQKGVFSECYLKSTDNRFRKIIRNYLTPLELELFHTEAGKDKKLESFLSKFEEFFDSSKEAIEAYVRLRHENFQNNNVIYFDI, encoded by the coding sequence ATGAGTAAATCAACTTTTCCAGTATTAGAAGTTCAAGGTAATAGGCTGACCTCAATCCATGGTGACGTATCTTGGTTCTACTCAATGCTACCATCAGATACTTCTCAAATGGATGATGTTGAACGAGCTGGATTCTTTGAATCCTTGGCCCGTGGGCTTAACAACCTAAATCTTGAGAGTTATTTCAAGTTCTACAAGATTAGTGATTGTTCTTTCCTAGAAACTAACGGAACTCAGCTTCCGAGCTTTTCAGGGATTGAATTCAAGGAGCAAGATAGGCCCTTAGAGTGTTTCTTTCAAACTAGAGAGATATTTTCAGAAGTTGGAATCTATGATGACTACCTAAGTTTTAACGGGAAATACCTAAGAGTATTTTCGGTAAGTGAGTTTTCAGATGATGAAGCCCATGAGCACCTAATCCCTCAAGACGTTGATTACGTCCTAAGCTTTAAAAAGAAAGCTAAAGATAAGTCCATTAATAAGCTTGAGCTAATTAGAACAGGACACCTTACTAGCTTTCTTAAATCTAAAAGAGATATTTCAAGTGAAGGAGCCTATTCTCAAGCAGAAGACCTCATGCACGATCTTATTCATGGTAGTGAATCCATGTTTGAAATGGAGATGTTCTTTCTTTTGCGTAGTAACTCACTAGAAGAGCTAAATTCTATGAGCGAGGCCTTTGTTAGTGAAATGCTTTCACGTGGAATCAAGGTCTTCGCAGAAGGACAGTCTCTAAGGCATTTCAAATCAGGTCTTACTTCTATCTTTAACGAGCTTATTCCTGGAGTTAAGTCTCGTCTTGGTCTTAGAACGCTACCAAATAAAACAAGTCATCTTCGCTACCTCTTACCTGTAGAGAGAAGCTTTCTTATGGATGAAGGAATGGAGCTTCATGATAACTCTGGGAGGCCAATATACTTTGATCCTTTTACAGACGCTATTAAAAATAGAAATATGCTCGTAACTGGCATAAGTGGTGGTGGGAAGTCTGTTTTCGTAAATAAGATTGTCCATCACCTTATTGAGGATCACCCAACTGTAATCCTTGATAAGGGAGGCTCTTTTCGTAAGCTCACAAAGTATTACGGAGGAAGCAATTTAGAGCATGAATTTAATCCTTTCCAATTTAAAGACCCGATGTATCTACGCGAGATTATTCTCTCTGTTGTTGATGTAGAAAGGTTTGGAAAGCTAGAAAAAGGAAAGCTTTTAAGGGCCATTAAAGAGACCCTACCTAAAAGCGAATCCTTTTTTGGTCTTATAGATAATCTAAAAGAAGATTTCCCTGAAATTGATCTCTATTTTGAAGATTTCAAAGATTATATCTGTGATGATCATATAGATACAAAGAGTATTCTATATGTTGACGTAGAAAACTATCCAAAGAGTGTTATTGCGCCAATTATCATCTTTATCTTGGAATACTTTAAAAATATTCCAGAAAAAGAAAAGATTCTCGTCTTTGATGAGTGTTGGAGCTTTCTTGGGGATCACAGCTCATATATTGATGAATGTTTTAGGACATTTAGGAAAACAGGTGCTTTTCCTATCGCTATTTCCCAATCTTTAAAAGACTTTTCTAGTCTTGGAGATGATCTAGCTAATTCAATAACAAATAACTGCTATTTTAAAGTCTTCTTTCCTCAAGAGATGGAAGAAAGGCACGACATCAATTCTTTTGATGTCGAAAATATTGGAGCCCTAGAGTTTCAAAAGGGAGTCTTCTCAGAGTGCTATCTGAAATCCACAGATAATCGTTTTAGAAAGATCATTAGAAACTACTTAACTCCCTTGGAGTTGGAGCTATTTCATACAGAAGCAGGCAAAGACAAGAAGCTTGAAAGCTTTCTTTCTAAGTTTGAAGAGTTCTTTGATTCAAGTAAAGAGGCCATTGAGGCCTATGTGAGGTTACGACATGAAAATTTTCAAAATAACAATGTCATTTATTTTGATATTTAG
- a CDS encoding NUDIX hydrolase — translation MRMIKSTIHPDIGPRESIEEKSVFKRLATRAIVLSGEMILMLYTERYDDYSLPGGGVDSGEDIKDGMIRELQEETGAQNIREVKEFGIYEEFRPWYKPDFDIMHMISYCFTCFADEELGQTNLEHYEVSNGMTPKWINIHDAITHNEKTMASSEKKGMSIERETYLLKLIREEFL, via the coding sequence ATGAGAATGATAAAGAGTACAATTCATCCCGATATTGGGCCAAGAGAGTCCATTGAAGAAAAGAGTGTTTTTAAGCGCCTTGCCACAAGGGCGATTGTTCTAAGTGGTGAGATGATTCTCATGCTCTACACTGAAAGGTATGACGACTACAGTCTTCCTGGTGGGGGAGTTGATAGCGGTGAAGATATCAAGGATGGAATGATTCGCGAGCTGCAAGAAGAAACTGGCGCGCAAAATATCCGTGAGGTCAAAGAATTTGGAATCTATGAAGAATTTAGGCCTTGGTATAAACCGGACTTTGATATCATGCATATGATTTCATACTGCTTTACATGCTTTGCTGATGAGGAGTTGGGTCAGACCAATCTTGAACACTACGAAGTGAGTAATGGCATGACACCGAAGTGGATTAATATTCACGATGCAATCACTCACAACGAAAAAACCATGGCCTCAAGTGAGAAGAAGGGGATGTCCATTGAGCGTGAGACATATCTTTTGAAGCTTATTCGTGAGGAATTTCTTTAG
- a CDS encoding TrbI/VirB10 family protein, with protein sequence MRINSESSDLNGAELRCLGFSFEKRVPSQCDLLVMDGEEYDVDVDIWDLDGAEGIIADYYYSGEEKTFLTSSFASFLGATFDVAKGGVSSPFGTFNQNTAKNKIMDGLSSIATNAKNKIIESGEKNLTISYVNSGKEVLVFFNKSLKLGGE encoded by the coding sequence GTGAGAATAAATAGTGAAAGCTCGGATTTAAACGGAGCAGAACTTCGCTGTCTTGGCTTTAGCTTTGAGAAACGAGTACCTAGTCAATGTGACCTATTGGTTATGGATGGTGAAGAATATGACGTTGATGTGGATATCTGGGACTTAGACGGTGCCGAAGGAATCATTGCTGATTACTACTACTCAGGAGAAGAGAAGACCTTTCTGACTTCTTCGTTCGCATCATTTCTAGGAGCTACCTTTGATGTGGCCAAAGGTGGAGTGAGTTCTCCTTTTGGGACATTCAATCAAAATACGGCCAAGAATAAGATCATGGACGGTCTAAGCAGTATTGCAACTAATGCCAAGAACAAGATTATCGAGTCGGGAGAGAAGAATTTAACGATCTCCTATGTGAACTCTGGAAAAGAGGTACTTGTCTTTTTTAATAAGTCTTTAAAGCTAGGTGGAGAATAA
- a CDS encoding helix-turn-helix domain-containing protein, which translates to MTTNEAATYLRKSTNAIRTAVCRGHIKARKFRRRLYFKRSELDRLIETSTTIGG; encoded by the coding sequence ATGACGACTAACGAAGCAGCGACTTACTTAAGAAAGTCTACTAATGCAATTAGGACAGCAGTATGTCGAGGACATATTAAAGCTAGAAAATTCAGAAGAAGACTTTACTTTAAACGGAGCGAACTTGATCGACTTATTGAAACCTCAACAACCATAGGAGGTTAA
- a CDS encoding uracil-DNA glycosylase yields MRKVESPFRQVENTDLTKVKTLIVGLNPGKDEERMDLETSGRNRFVGVAGKNLREKDYYEGMWNKFGVGEEVFVWNLFDTYSSTEKELKEFSKRDLENAFFSDYGLGTIMKRLVNLENIVVLGLHAQNFFVGQRRVDKFSNWKSIYFLRHPSFIHTDKEAKQKIEKALENPYLSR; encoded by the coding sequence ATGAGAAAAGTTGAATCCCCTTTTCGTCAAGTTGAAAATACAGATCTTACAAAAGTGAAAACTCTGATTGTAGGGCTAAATCCTGGAAAAGATGAGGAAAGGATGGACCTTGAAACATCTGGAAGGAATCGCTTTGTCGGGGTTGCAGGTAAGAACTTGCGAGAAAAAGACTATTACGAAGGTATGTGGAATAAATTTGGTGTTGGAGAAGAAGTGTTTGTATGGAACTTATTTGATACATATTCTTCGACAGAGAAAGAGTTGAAAGAATTTTCTAAGAGAGATCTAGAGAATGCATTCTTTAGCGATTACGGATTAGGTACAATCATGAAGAGGTTAGTAAATCTAGAAAATATTGTTGTATTGGGTTTACATGCGCAAAATTTCTTTGTTGGACAAAGAAGGGTTGATAAGTTTTCGAATTGGAAGAGTATTTACTTTTTAAGACACCCTTCATTTATTCATACTGATAAAGAAGCAAAACAAAAAATTGAAAAAGCTTTAGAAAATCCGTACTTGTCTAGATGA
- a CDS encoding helicase HerA domain-containing protein, with product MSNKKQSGDFGLGEALVPVIDLMSEILLKLSQLMATGLVLGMDKYVFKRNNKNTIKKIERDDLKNDRRTLLDEAIGYSVTSKRIIMGSEINKSAHTAVVGASGSGKTVLLDALMFEDMRQGKPVVFIDPKGDNGSLLNFINLCKLTGRDFYVFSEYWNGEGTSALNPVKDGSSTNIADRIFKSFTWSEEHYAQICRDAIEDAVSILKSKDELVNLESIYNKLIEISDPKNKEESLYKRDDIQGILSRLKKLMRSDFGQKLNRADGLSFSDIRKSSKCVYIGLSVLGFAEIARSLGKVILGDISYSAYKTYRDITPVNEGQLNKMGLYIDELSAIITDEFIEILNKVRGAKMELTFAFQSPSDIAKYDPELCTQVLENTSNWFLFKQRIKDGAGLFAESIGTMESKKQTMRVQDGEEQAQGSQRTVEELIVHSNILKNLNVGQCVFLRHYPTKVDLLNVKYIDPKIVWDNVKFINKEVVIEKDSPKESKKNKPYSIKKRRPLLVEGR from the coding sequence ATGAGCAATAAAAAGCAATCAGGAGACTTTGGGCTTGGAGAGGCCTTAGTACCTGTAATTGATCTAATGTCAGAGATTCTTTTAAAGCTGAGCCAATTAATGGCCACAGGACTTGTACTTGGAATGGATAAGTATGTCTTTAAAAGAAATAATAAGAATACCATTAAGAAGATTGAAAGAGATGATCTTAAAAATGACAGACGCACCTTGCTTGATGAAGCCATCGGTTATTCCGTAACTTCCAAAAGAATTATTATGGGCAGTGAGATTAATAAGTCAGCTCATACGGCAGTCGTTGGGGCCAGTGGTTCAGGAAAAACCGTTCTTCTTGATGCTCTTATGTTTGAAGATATGAGACAAGGAAAGCCCGTGGTCTTTATTGATCCAAAGGGCGATAACGGCTCTCTTTTAAACTTTATTAATCTTTGTAAGCTAACAGGACGGGACTTTTATGTCTTTTCTGAATACTGGAATGGCGAGGGAACTAGTGCCTTAAATCCTGTTAAGGATGGATCAAGTACAAATATAGCAGACCGTATTTTTAAGTCCTTTACTTGGAGTGAAGAGCATTACGCCCAGATTTGTCGTGATGCCATCGAGGATGCGGTTTCAATCCTTAAAAGCAAAGATGAGTTAGTTAATCTTGAAAGTATCTACAACAAGCTTATCGAAATAAGTGACCCTAAGAATAAAGAAGAAAGTCTTTATAAGCGAGATGATATTCAAGGGATTTTATCAAGGCTTAAGAAGCTTATGAGATCTGACTTTGGACAGAAGCTTAATAGGGCAGATGGGCTTAGCTTTTCTGATATCAGAAAGAGTAGTAAATGCGTCTATATCGGATTATCGGTTCTTGGCTTTGCAGAAATTGCCAGGTCTCTTGGGAAAGTGATTTTAGGAGACATCTCATATTCAGCTTATAAAACCTATCGAGATATAACTCCCGTTAATGAGGGGCAGCTTAATAAGATGGGGCTTTATATTGATGAGCTTTCGGCTATTATTACAGATGAGTTTATCGAAATTCTAAATAAGGTAAGAGGGGCAAAGATGGAGCTTACTTTTGCCTTTCAGTCGCCAAGTGATATTGCAAAATATGACCCTGAGCTTTGTACTCAAGTCTTAGAGAATACTTCTAATTGGTTTCTTTTCAAACAGAGAATAAAAGACGGCGCAGGGTTATTTGCTGAGTCTATCGGAACGATGGAGTCAAAGAAGCAGACAATGCGAGTACAAGATGGGGAAGAGCAGGCCCAAGGATCACAGAGAACTGTTGAGGAGTTAATTGTTCATTCCAATATCTTAAAGAATTTAAATGTGGGGCAATGTGTATTTTTAAGGCATTACCCAACAAAAGTTGATCTTCTTAACGTGAAGTATATCGACCCTAAGATCGTCTGGGATAATGTCAAATTTATAAATAAGGAGGTAGTTATCGAAAAAGATAGTCCTAAGGAATCCAAAAAGAACAAACCTTATTCAATAAAAAAACGTAGGCCTTTGTTAGTAGAGGGTAGGTGA